The following are encoded in a window of Penaeus monodon isolate SGIC_2016 chromosome 9, NSTDA_Pmon_1, whole genome shotgun sequence genomic DNA:
- the LOC119576886 gene encoding cuticle protein AMP1A-like: MTNHSYHNALQVILACVAAVAVAAPQYAYETPAPTYLAPAASSRDESAEVIKFIPILRDDRVHEDDGRYNLDVETANGISMSQSGSPDGPDGAIVKAGQYSYTAPDGTLVEVKFVANENGFQPQSDILPVAPEFPHPIPQFVLDQIAKAAEEDAARARAEAAEVKAAASVNVPSQFYGNPQ, encoded by the exons atgacaaatcACTCTTATCACAACGCCCTCCAGGTGATCCTCGCCTGCGTGGCCGCCGTGGCCGTCGCCGCCCCCCAGTACGCCTACGAAACCCCTGCCCCGACCTACCTCGCCCCCGCCGCCTCCAGCCGTGATGAGTCCGCTGAGGTGATCAAGTTCATTCCTATCCTGAGGGACGATCGCGTCCACGAGGACGACGGAAGGTACAACCTCGACGTGGAGACTGCTAACGGCATCTCCATGTCCCAGTCCGGCTCTCCTGACGGTCCCGACGGCGCCATCGTCAAGGCAGGCCAATACTC GTACACTGCCCCAGACGGCACCTTAGTTGAAGTCAAGTTCGTCGCCAACGAGAACGGTTTCCAGCCCCAATCTGACATCCTTCCTGTGGCTCCTGAGTTCCCTCATccgatccctcagttcgtcctcgaccagatcgcgaAGGCAGCTGAGGAGGACGCTGCCCGTGCACGTGCTGAGGCTGCTGAGGTTAAAGCTGCTGCCTCTGTGAATGTCCCTTCACAGTTCTATGGAAATCCCCAGTGA
- the LOC119576889 gene encoding cuticle protein AMP1A-like: MTRHGGGCRPGGLYKLEGHGTWHQCLATALNMKLLIVLCVVAAAVAAPSYGNDNSSEREAEILRDDRVHGDDGRYNVDVETENGITLSQSGSPEGNNGAISKAGQYTYTAPDGTVVSVKFVANANGYQPESDHLPVAPEFPHPIPDFVLRQIEFAAEEEARRARGEVSRSYGAPEDD, from the exons ATGACTAGGCACGGTGGTGGCTGCAGGCCTGGGGGACTATATAAGCTTGAGGGGCATGGCACCTGGCATCAGTGTCTCGCTACAGCACTCAACATGAAGCTC CTGATCGTCCTCTGTGTGGTCGCCGCTGCCGTCGCCGCTCCGAGCTACGGCAACGACAACAGTTCTGAGAGGGAAGCAGAAATCCTGAGGGACGACCGCGTTCACGGAGATGACGGGAGATACAACGTCGACGTCGAGACCGAGAATGGCATCACCCTCTCCCAGTCTGGTTCTCCCGAGGGCAACAACGGCGCGATCAGCAAGGCTGGCCAGTATAC CTACACTGCTCCCGACGGTACTGTCGTCTCCGTCAAGTTCGTGGCCAACGCGAATGGCTACCAGCCCGAGTCCGACCACCTGCCCGTGGCCCCCGAGTTCCCCCACCCGATCCCCGACTTCGTTCTCAGGCAGATCGAATTCGCCGCTGAGGAAGAGGCTCGCCGCGCCCGTGGAGAAGTCTCTCGCTCCTacggtgctcccgaagacgactAA
- the LOC119576887 gene encoding cuticle protein AMP1A-like: protein MILACVAAVAVAAPQYAYETPAPTQETAPDPLQSEIIPIVKDERIQEDDGRYSVDVETGNGIKLSESGSPDGPEGAVIKAGQYEYTAPDGSSVQLKYVANENGFQPESDLLPVAPEFPHPIPDFVLKQIEKAAEEDALTEAAEVGTVNSAPTPSQFYSHP, encoded by the exons ATGATCCTCGCCTGCGTGGCCGCCGTGGCCGTCGCCGCCCCCCAGTACGCCTACGAGACGCCCGCCCCGACCCAGGAGACTGCCCCCGACCCCCTCCAGAGCGAGATTATCCCCATCGTGAAGGACGAACGCATTCAGGAGGACGACGGCAGATACAGCGTCGACGTCGAGACCGGCAACGGAATCAAGTTGTCCGAATCCGGCTCTCCCGACGGTCCCGAAGGCGCGGTCATCAAGGCTGGACAGTACGA ATACACAGCCCCTGATGGTTCATCGGTTCAGCTGAAATATGTAGCCaacgagaacggcttccagcctGAGTCCGACCTCCTGCCCGTGGCTCCCGAGTTCCCCCACCCAATTCCTGACTTCGTGCTTAAGCAGATCGAAAAGGCTGCCGAGGAAGATGCTCTTACAGAAGCTGCTGAGGTTGGGACCGTCAATTCCGCCCCGACTCCCTCACAGTTCTACAGCCACCCTTAG